In one window of Bizionia sp. M204 DNA:
- the trpB gene encoding tryptophan synthase subunit beta has translation MTYNINEKGYYGEFGGAFIPEMLYPNVEELRQKYLKVLAEPDFQKEFKALLKDYVGRPSPLYFAKRLSKKYKTKIYLKREDLNHTGAHKINNTIGQILMAQRLGKKRIIAETGAGQHGVATATVCALMGLECIVYMGEIDMARQAPNVARMNMLGAKVVPATSGSKTLKDATNEAIRDWINNPVDTHYIIGSVVGPHPYPDMVSRFQAIVSEEIKWQLQEHEGSPNPNYVIACVGGGSNAAGAYYHFLEDTNVKLIAVEAAGKGVHTGESAATSALGKIGIIHGSKTLLMQTTDGQITEPYSISAGLDYPGVGPMHAHLYQSGRAEFLAITDNEAMEAGLELCQLEGIIPAIETAHALAVFKTKSFQPDDIVVLSLSGRGDKDLSTYSDYFNL, from the coding sequence ATGACTTACAATATCAACGAGAAAGGTTATTACGGAGAATTTGGAGGCGCTTTCATTCCAGAAATGCTTTATCCAAACGTGGAAGAGTTACGTCAAAAATATTTAAAAGTTTTGGCGGAGCCTGACTTTCAAAAAGAATTTAAAGCTTTACTAAAGGATTATGTAGGCAGACCGTCTCCATTGTATTTTGCCAAGCGACTTTCCAAAAAATACAAAACCAAAATCTATTTAAAACGGGAAGATTTAAATCATACAGGTGCGCACAAAATCAATAATACTATTGGACAAATTCTTATGGCGCAACGTTTAGGCAAAAAACGCATTATTGCCGAAACTGGTGCTGGACAACATGGTGTGGCAACGGCAACCGTTTGCGCTTTAATGGGATTGGAATGCATTGTTTATATGGGCGAGATTGATATGGCTAGACAAGCACCAAACGTAGCAAGAATGAATATGCTTGGCGCTAAAGTAGTGCCTGCAACTTCGGGGAGCAAAACACTAAAAGATGCGACTAATGAAGCCATACGAGATTGGATTAATAATCCGGTAGATACACACTATATTATAGGTAGTGTGGTTGGTCCACATCCCTATCCAGATATGGTATCACGATTTCAAGCTATTGTTTCAGAAGAAATAAAATGGCAATTGCAAGAACATGAAGGTAGTCCGAATCCTAATTATGTTATTGCCTGTGTTGGTGGTGGTAGCAATGCAGCCGGTGCTTATTATCATTTTTTGGAGGACACCAACGTAAAACTAATTGCTGTTGAAGCTGCTGGAAAAGGTGTTCATACTGGTGAAAGTGCTGCAACATCGGCTTTAGGGAAAATAGGAATTATTCACGGCAGCAAAACTTTATTAATGCAAACTACTGATGGCCAAATAACAGAGCCTTATTCTATTTCCGCAGGATTGGATTACCCAGGTGTTGGCCCCATGCATGCGCATTTATATCAATCTGGTCGTGCAGAATTTCTAGCCATAACAGACAACGAAGCTATGGAAGCAGGTTTAGAATTATGTCAGTTAGAAGGTATTATTCCGGCTATTGAAACGGCTCATGCCTTGGCTGTATTTAAAACGAAGTCATTCCAACCCGATGATATAGTTGTATTAAGCCTTTCCGGTCGTGGTGATAAAGATTTAAGCACGTATAGCGATTATTTTAATTTATAA